One Campylobacter concisus DNA window includes the following coding sequences:
- a CDS encoding DMT family transporter codes for MPSHQLGVLLTLVGGVLWGFSGVCGQYLFSQGISADFLVPYRLLLAGAFIVLYYAFKAKKAVFAPLTDVKLMAELFIYALLGLMMTQYAYFYSIELSNAAVATVIQYTAPVLILAIICLKEKRAPRPLEILALLCAMLGVFFLATHAQISALVISPEALFWCLVSAVCVCVYNLAPARLNAKYSVTLTLGWGMVIGGVVLCLYMRVWEFAGLSGTAQWLAFLAVITLGTIFAFSFYMTGVKLIGASKASMIACIEPLSAAFFGYFWLGTKFVFWDFLGFALIISCIFLLSKKRDDIPSAN; via the coding sequence ATGCCCAGCCATCAACTTGGAGTGCTTCTTACGCTAGTTGGTGGCGTGCTTTGGGGATTTAGTGGAGTTTGCGGGCAGTATCTCTTCTCGCAAGGCATTAGCGCTGATTTTTTAGTGCCTTATAGGCTCTTGCTAGCTGGCGCTTTTATCGTACTCTACTACGCTTTTAAGGCTAAAAAAGCCGTTTTTGCGCCACTTACTGACGTAAAACTGATGGCCGAGCTTTTTATATACGCTCTGCTTGGGTTAATGATGACGCAGTATGCTTACTTTTACTCGATCGAGCTCTCAAACGCCGCAGTTGCGACCGTCATTCAATACACCGCGCCAGTTCTCATCCTAGCCATCATCTGCCTAAAAGAGAAGCGAGCGCCAAGACCGCTTGAAATTTTAGCACTACTATGCGCGATGCTTGGCGTCTTTTTTCTTGCTACGCACGCGCAAATTTCAGCCCTTGTCATCTCACCAGAAGCGCTATTTTGGTGCTTAGTAAGCGCTGTTTGCGTCTGCGTTTATAACCTAGCTCCCGCAAGGCTAAATGCCAAATACTCAGTCACGCTCACGCTTGGCTGGGGCATGGTGATAGGTGGCGTGGTGCTTTGCCTTTATATGAGAGTGTGGGAGTTTGCGGGGCTTAGTGGCACGGCGCAGTGGCTAGCATTTCTCGCCGTCATCACGCTTGGCACGATATTTGCATTTAGCTTTTATATGACTGGAGTCAAGCTCATTGGCGCCTCAAAAGCCAGCATGATAGCCTGCATAGAGCCACTAAGCGCGGCATTTTTTGGCTACTTTTGGCTTGGGACAAAATTTGTCTTTTGGGACTTTTTAGGCTTTGCTCTCATCATATCATGCATATTTTTACTTTCAAAGAAGAGAGATGATATACCTAGCGCAAACTGA
- a CDS encoding CsgG/HfaB family protein, translated as MKNVLKFSAALVIAALFAGCASESSRVVETPKVASYSSVYNGKKVSVSIGRFNNQSNYGNGVFSDGEDRLGNQAQSILITNLQQSGRFLVLERSNMSVLKQESELSKEAQNLKGSRYVITGDVTEFGRKTTGDHQLFGILGKGKKQTAYSKVNLNVVDTKTAEVVYSVSGAGEYTLSNREIIGFGGTAGYDSTLNGKVLSLAIVEAVNNLVNGIESGAWQVK; from the coding sequence ATGAAAAATGTTTTAAAATTTAGTGCAGCTCTAGTGATCGCAGCGCTTTTTGCAGGGTGTGCAAGCGAGAGCTCAAGAGTGGTCGAAACTCCAAAAGTAGCAAGCTACAGCTCAGTTTATAACGGCAAAAAAGTCTCAGTTTCTATTGGCCGCTTTAATAACCAATCAAACTACGGTAATGGCGTTTTTAGCGACGGCGAGGATAGACTTGGCAACCAAGCTCAAAGTATCCTAATTACAAATTTACAGCAAAGCGGTAGATTTTTGGTGCTTGAGAGATCAAATATGTCAGTCCTCAAACAAGAGAGCGAGCTAAGCAAAGAGGCTCAAAATTTAAAAGGCTCAAGATATGTGATAACTGGCGATGTGACTGAGTTTGGACGCAAGACAACAGGCGATCACCAGCTATTTGGCATACTTGGCAAAGGTAAAAAGCAAACCGCCTACTCAAAGGTAAATTTAAATGTTGTCGATACCAAAACGGCTGAGGTCGTCTACTCAGTTAGTGGCGCTGGCGAATACACCCTTTCAAACAGAGAGATCATCGGCTTTGGCGGCACCGCAGGATACGACTCTACGCTAAATGGCAAGGTGCTAAGCCTAGCGATAGTTGAAGCGGTAAATAACCTAGTAAATGGCATAGAAAGCGGAGCATGGCAAGTAAAATAA
- a CDS encoding NAD(P)/FAD-dependent oxidoreductase codes for MLDLAIIGGGPAGLSAGLYATRGGLKNVVMFEKGEPGGQITSSSEIENYPGQKAPGESGFDFMSTWWKQCSAFGLVHKWANVVGVRKNSDGSFEILLEGGKSEQAKAVIVATGSTPRRAGFKGEDEFFGKGVSTCATCDGFFYKNKEVAVLGGGDTAVEEALYLANICSKVYLVHRRDEFRAAPTTVEKARKNEKIEFITSATVKEALGDKMGLTKIVLDTKNGERVLDVPGIFTFVGLNVNNEILKDENGKFICEMADGGQVKTDLKMQTSLKGLFVAGDIREDAPKQVIVAAGDGAVAALSAMSYIESLH; via the coding sequence ATGCTTGATTTAGCGATCATCGGAGGCGGCCCAGCAGGACTAAGCGCCGGACTTTACGCCACTAGAGGCGGATTAAAAAATGTTGTAATGTTTGAAAAAGGCGAGCCTGGTGGTCAGATCACCTCGAGCTCAGAGATAGAAAACTACCCAGGTCAAAAAGCCCCTGGCGAGAGCGGCTTTGATTTTATGAGCACTTGGTGGAAGCAGTGCAGTGCATTTGGGCTAGTTCATAAGTGGGCAAACGTCGTTGGCGTTAGAAAAAATAGTGACGGCAGCTTTGAAATTTTACTTGAAGGCGGCAAGAGCGAGCAGGCAAAGGCTGTCATCGTAGCGACTGGCTCAACTCCAAGACGTGCTGGCTTTAAAGGCGAGGACGAGTTCTTTGGCAAAGGCGTTAGCACATGCGCGACATGCGATGGCTTCTTTTACAAAAACAAAGAGGTAGCCGTCCTTGGTGGTGGCGACACAGCTGTTGAAGAGGCACTTTACCTAGCAAATATCTGCTCAAAAGTTTATCTTGTGCATAGACGTGACGAGTTTAGAGCAGCGCCAACAACCGTTGAAAAAGCTAGAAAAAATGAAAAGATCGAGTTTATAACAAGTGCGACTGTAAAAGAAGCGCTTGGCGATAAGATGGGCCTAACAAAGATCGTGCTTGATACTAAAAATGGCGAGCGTGTGCTTGATGTGCCGGGCATTTTCACCTTTGTCGGACTAAATGTAAATAACGAAATTTTAAAAGATGAAAACGGCAAATTTATCTGCGAAATGGCTGATGGCGGACAGGTCAAGACCGACCTTAAGATGCAAACTAGCCTAAAAGGGCTCTTTGTAGCAGGTGACATCAGAGAGGACGCTCCAAAACAAGTCATCGTAGCAGCAGGTGACGGCGCTGTGGCTGCACTTAGCGCTATGAGCTACATAGAAAGCTTACATTAA
- a CDS encoding double-cubane-cluster-containing anaerobic reductase, translating into MAINESMSLSEIFATYDGAKKNLAQNVEAVKNSGQKIAAIFCTYTPREVIHAANAYSVSVCATGDNAVVEGEKYLPKNFCPLIKASYGFAKANKCPFVRNSDIVIGETTCDGKKKMYELMGEFKDVHVMHLPHFKSQKSLEIWQDEVRELKERLEAKFGVSVSDEELRNSIRLFNKERELMGEIQNFMKLTPPPMNGKELHALLYGNGFIFDKEEQISDLEIIVEKLKECVRDKISPVHKDAKRIIITGCPSGGVYDKIVPAIEEAGGVVVAYENCTGTKNFSNLIDENDDPISAIAKRYMAIPCSIMSPNKERENVLQEMIKEYKADGVIDVVLQACHTYNVETANIKRACNDVDTPYMALETDFSTSDAGQIKTRLEAFIEML; encoded by the coding sequence ATGGCGATAAATGAGAGTATGAGTCTGAGCGAAATTTTCGCTACTTATGATGGCGCTAAGAAAAATTTAGCCCAAAATGTCGAAGCAGTCAAAAATAGCGGCCAAAAGATCGCGGCTATCTTTTGCACCTACACACCAAGGGAGGTCATCCACGCGGCAAACGCTTATAGCGTGAGTGTCTGCGCAACTGGCGATAACGCGGTTGTTGAGGGCGAAAAGTATCTGCCTAAAAACTTCTGTCCGCTCATAAAAGCAAGCTACGGCTTTGCAAAAGCGAACAAATGCCCATTTGTGCGAAACTCTGATATCGTTATCGGCGAGACGACATGCGACGGCAAGAAGAAGATGTATGAGCTAATGGGCGAATTTAAAGATGTGCATGTCATGCATTTGCCACATTTCAAGAGCCAAAAGAGCTTGGAGATTTGGCAAGATGAGGTCAGGGAGCTAAAAGAGCGTCTTGAGGCTAAATTTGGCGTGAGCGTGAGCGATGAGGAGCTTAGAAACTCTATCAGGCTATTTAACAAAGAGCGCGAGCTAATGGGAGAAATTCAAAATTTCATGAAGCTAACGCCACCACCGATGAATGGCAAAGAGCTGCACGCACTGCTATATGGAAATGGTTTTATATTTGATAAAGAGGAACAGATAAGCGACCTTGAGATCATCGTTGAGAAGCTAAAAGAGTGCGTGAGAGATAAAATCTCACCCGTGCATAAGGACGCCAAGCGCATCATCATCACAGGCTGTCCAAGTGGCGGGGTCTATGATAAGATCGTGCCAGCCATAGAAGAGGCAGGCGGCGTCGTGGTAGCTTACGAAAACTGCACTGGGACTAAAAATTTTAGCAACCTAATCGATGAAAATGATGATCCAATTAGCGCCATAGCAAAACGCTACATGGCGATACCTTGCTCGATCATGTCGCCAAATAAAGAGAGAGAAAATGTGCTGCAAGAGATGATAAAAGAGTATAAGGCGGACGGCGTGATCGACGTTGTGCTGCAAGCCTGTCACACCTACAATGTAGAAACTGCCAATATAAAAAGGGCGTGCAACGACGTAGATACACCTTATATGGCGCTTGAGACGGACTTTTCTACAAGCGATGCTGGGCAGATCAAGACAAGGCTCGAGGCATTTATAGAGATGCTTTAG
- the purF gene encoding amidophosphoribosyltransferase — MCAIVGIINSKDAAKTAYYALFSMQHRGQEASGISVCNDGEISTHKGNGLVTEVFNEEILSSLKGDMAIGHNRYATAGKNSGRDAQPIAANYALGQISIVHNGNLVNKDEVRNELIKDGAIFQTNMDTENIIHLIARNHDEHLQDRIIAALDKIKGAYCLLVQSRHKTFAIRDRWGVRPLSLGRLKDGGYIVASETCAFDLVGATFIRDVRPGEMIVFEHGKSEFQSLQIFEPEPRICAFEYIYFARPDSVIEGKSVYEVRKKMGEVLARKSKVKADFVVPVPDSGVPAALGYANESKIPFELAITRNHYVGRTFIEPSQEMRNLKVKLKLNPMSSVLAGKSIVVIDDSIVRGTTSKKVVDLLRHAGAKEIHFRVACPELKYPERYGIDTPSFEELISAKKSVEEVREYIGADSLEFLSIDELKESIGNERKYSLVSFDGDYFIK, encoded by the coding sequence ATGTGTGCGATAGTTGGTATCATAAATTCTAAGGATGCGGCAAAAACGGCGTATTATGCGCTATTTTCTATGCAACACCGCGGTCAAGAGGCAAGTGGCATCAGCGTCTGTAACGACGGCGAGATCTCCACTCACAAGGGCAACGGCCTAGTCACCGAGGTCTTTAACGAAGAGATCTTAAGCTCATTAAAAGGCGACATGGCGATCGGTCACAACCGCTACGCAACAGCTGGCAAAAACTCAGGCCGTGACGCCCAGCCAATAGCCGCCAACTATGCCCTAGGTCAAATCTCGATCGTTCACAACGGAAATTTGGTCAATAAAGACGAGGTTAGAAACGAGCTCATCAAAGATGGCGCGATATTTCAGACAAATATGGACACAGAAAACATCATCCACCTCATCGCAAGAAACCACGACGAACACCTACAAGATCGCATCATCGCAGCACTTGATAAGATAAAAGGCGCTTACTGCTTGCTCGTGCAGTCACGCCACAAAACCTTTGCCATAAGAGACCGCTGGGGTGTTAGGCCACTAAGCCTTGGTAGGCTAAAAGATGGCGGATACATCGTAGCTAGCGAGACTTGCGCATTTGACCTTGTGGGAGCAACATTTATAAGAGATGTTAGACCTGGCGAGATGATAGTTTTTGAGCATGGCAAGAGCGAGTTTCAAAGCTTGCAAATTTTCGAGCCAGAGCCTAGAATTTGCGCCTTTGAGTACATCTACTTTGCGCGCCCAGATAGCGTCATAGAGGGCAAAAGCGTCTATGAAGTGAGAAAAAAGATGGGCGAGGTGCTAGCTAGAAAGAGCAAGGTAAAGGCTGATTTTGTCGTGCCTGTGCCAGATAGTGGCGTGCCGGCGGCGCTTGGATACGCAAACGAGAGCAAAATTCCATTTGAGCTGGCCATCACCAGAAACCACTATGTGGGCAGGACATTTATCGAGCCAAGCCAAGAGATGAGAAATTTAAAGGTCAAACTAAAACTTAACCCAATGTCAAGCGTGCTAGCTGGTAAAAGCATCGTCGTGATCGATGATAGCATCGTTCGAGGCACCACTTCTAAAAAGGTGGTCGATCTCTTAAGACACGCAGGGGCGAAAGAAATTCACTTCAGAGTTGCGTGCCCTGAGCTAAAGTATCCTGAGCGATACGGCATCGACACACCAAGCTTTGAGGAGCTAATAAGCGCCAAAAAAAGCGTTGAAGAGGTCAGAGAGTACATCGGAGCTGACAGCTTGGAGTTTTTGAGTATCGATGAGCTTAAAGAGAGCATCGGTAACGAGAGAAAATACTCGCTTGTAAGCTTTGATGGTGATTACTTCATAAAATGA
- a CDS encoding DUF4810 domain-containing protein, which produces MASKIKLACLGALALVLAGCSNASGPRSLYYWDGTYSSSLYSYLNEDGDATEQISRLENLVQTSTQRGYKVAPGLYAHLGLLYLNNGNLGAANANFDKEVQNFPESREFINFIKGSKNLTPKKQSKKEGAKDEK; this is translated from the coding sequence ATGGCAAGTAAAATAAAGCTTGCCTGCCTTGGCGCTCTTGCCCTCGTGCTAGCAGGGTGCAGCAACGCAAGTGGCCCAAGGTCGCTTTACTACTGGGACGGCACATATAGCAGCTCGCTATATAGCTATCTAAACGAAGATGGCGACGCAACCGAGCAAATTTCACGCTTAGAAAATTTAGTGCAAACCTCAACCCAAAGGGGCTACAAGGTTGCGCCAGGACTATACGCGCACCTTGGACTTTTATACTTAAATAACGGGAATTTAGGCGCTGCAAATGCAAATTTTGACAAAGAGGTGCAAAATTTCCCAGAGTCAAGAGAATTTATAAATTTCATCAAGGGCTCTAAAAATTTAACCCCAAAAAAGCAGAGCAAAAAAGAGGGAGCGAAAGATGAAAAATAG
- a CDS encoding MATE family efflux transporter, whose amino-acid sequence MKNLTNEQRFFSNADLARLFFPIAVEQFLEYSLGLANSLMAASVSESAVSAVSLVEFVMALFISIFTAIATGGSVVASQYLGSKQSGNARNTADQLVWFSLIFAIFIALAIIILKDLILDKVFGDIGEQVRSDASHYLVFSAISAPFLAVYAAAAAIFRTMSNAKLPMYIMAAANLLNVLLTAISIYTFHTGVLGIAISTLIARAIACFVIVYLLLDIKLKLHIRKSFIYKFDYEIIKKILNIGVPYGFENSMFYVGRIIVLSLVSLFGTASIAANAVGGTIVMFQVLPGMAIGTGLSVVVARCIGANDFNQAKFYVRKSMLSIYIVQLFSTAAVLLLLEPLLRVYNLSSEAINLTRQIVWYHGIAMCLIWPLAYTYPTVFRAAGDAKYPMIVNLACMFACRIVLAYIFALTFNLGMIGTWFAMFADWAVKAVLFVRRYANGTWMKFRAI is encoded by the coding sequence TTGAAAAATTTGACAAACGAGCAGAGATTTTTCTCAAATGCCGACCTTGCAAGGCTCTTTTTCCCTATCGCCGTAGAGCAGTTTTTAGAGTATAGCCTAGGCCTTGCAAACTCGCTAATGGCAGCAAGCGTTAGCGAAAGTGCAGTGAGTGCGGTAAGTCTTGTGGAGTTTGTCATGGCGCTATTTATTAGTATATTTACCGCCATAGCCACTGGTGGCTCGGTGGTCGCTAGCCAGTATCTAGGCAGCAAACAAAGTGGCAACGCCAGAAATACCGCCGATCAGCTAGTTTGGTTTAGCCTAATTTTTGCCATCTTTATAGCCCTTGCCATCATCATTTTAAAAGATCTCATCTTAGACAAAGTCTTTGGCGATATCGGCGAGCAAGTAAGGAGCGATGCTAGCCACTACCTCGTTTTCTCCGCCATTTCAGCGCCCTTTCTAGCCGTCTATGCAGCAGCTGCGGCGATCTTTCGCACGATGTCAAACGCAAAGCTACCTATGTATATCATGGCGGCTGCAAATTTACTAAATGTGCTGCTAACTGCCATTAGCATCTACACATTTCACACAGGGGTGCTTGGCATCGCCATTAGCACGCTCATAGCAAGAGCGATCGCCTGCTTTGTCATAGTCTATCTGCTACTTGATATAAAGCTAAAACTTCACATAAGAAAGAGCTTTATCTATAAATTTGACTACGAGATCATCAAGAAAATTTTAAATATCGGCGTGCCTTATGGCTTTGAAAATTCGATGTTTTACGTGGGTCGCATCATCGTTTTGAGCCTTGTTTCGCTCTTTGGCACGGCAAGCATCGCTGCAAATGCCGTGGGCGGGACTATCGTGATGTTTCAGGTGCTCCCTGGCATGGCGATAGGCACAGGCCTAAGCGTCGTCGTAGCTAGATGCATCGGCGCAAATGACTTCAATCAGGCTAAATTTTACGTAAGAAAATCGATGCTAAGCATCTACATCGTGCAGCTTTTTAGCACGGCTGCCGTGTTACTGCTTCTTGAGCCGCTACTTCGCGTTTATAATCTCTCTAGCGAGGCCATAAATTTAACAAGGCAGATCGTCTGGTATCACGGCATCGCGATGTGCCTCATCTGGCCGCTTGCCTACACCTATCCGACCGTTTTTCGAGCAGCTGGGGACGCAAAATACCCGATGATAGTAAATTTAGCCTGCATGTTTGCCTGCAGGATCGTGCTAGCTTATATCTTTGCGCTTACATTTAATCTTGGCATGATAGGCACTTGGTTTGCGATGTTTGCCGACTGGGCGGTAAAGGCAGTGCTCTTTGTGCGTAGATACGCAAATGGCACGTGGATGAAATTTCGAGCCATTTAA
- a CDS encoding acyl-CoA dehydratase activase gives MHSIGIDIGSTSAKVAVIEASSGEIKELFLLPTGWSSADTAMLIKERVLALNLGELYFTATGYGRVSVPYADKTLTEITCHALGAHYFCKSDCTVIDVGGQDTKAIKLENGSVMDFTMNDKCSAGTGKFLEVMSNRLGVRFDELTRLAKNSDKDISISSMCTVFAESEIISLIAQNVSRENIAKAVIVSAINKISNLVKKQANTSYFLSGGFSKSEYVRENLEVCLQAKVSTHEDAIYCGAIGASLAGIRNLRRENGDK, from the coding sequence ATGCACTCAATCGGTATTGATATAGGCTCAACTTCTGCAAAAGTTGCCGTCATAGAGGCAAGTAGCGGCGAGATAAAGGAGCTATTTTTACTCCCAACTGGCTGGAGCAGCGCAGATACTGCCATGCTTATAAAAGAGCGAGTTTTAGCTTTAAACCTTGGCGAGCTTTATTTTACTGCGACAGGTTACGGCAGAGTTTCGGTGCCATACGCTGACAAAACCCTTACAGAGATCACCTGTCACGCGCTTGGGGCGCACTACTTTTGCAAAAGCGACTGCACGGTTATAGACGTGGGCGGACAAGATACGAAGGCTATCAAGCTTGAAAATGGCTCGGTGATGGACTTTACGATGAATGACAAGTGTTCAGCCGGCACTGGTAAATTTCTTGAAGTGATGTCAAACCGCCTTGGAGTTAGGTTTGATGAGCTTACACGCCTTGCTAAAAATAGCGACAAAGATATATCCATAAGCTCGATGTGCACGGTCTTTGCAGAGTCTGAGATCATAAGCCTCATCGCTCAAAACGTCTCACGAGAAAATATCGCAAAAGCGGTGATCGTCTCAGCTATAAATAAAATTTCAAATTTGGTCAAAAAACAGGCAAATACGAGCTATTTCTTAAGCGGTGGCTTTAGTAAGAGCGAGTATGTGAGAGAAAATTTAGAAGTGTGCTTGCAAGCTAAAGTAAGCACGCACGAAGATGCGATCTACTGCGGTGCGATAGGCGCTAGCCTTGCAGGGATAAGAAATTTAAGGAGAGAAAATGGCGATAAATGA
- a CDS encoding DUF799 domain-containing protein, protein MKNSLKFIAVTLLAIFFTGCSFKEPEPYDYSAFLQKKPRSILVLMPTNDSTEVAGSAAVLANSVAPLSEAGYYVFPVALVNDTFKQNGITEPSEIAAVPLNKLDKIFHADSVLYINIKDYGTSYVVVSSSTKVVLEAKLVDIKSGATLWQGEAAAAEDSGNGQNSLLGMLVSAVITQVANTISDRSYDLAVRADAYLFSRNCRDCILYGPYSPHYGKDAQLHKDR, encoded by the coding sequence ATGAAAAATAGCCTGAAATTTATAGCTGTGACACTTCTTGCGATATTTTTTACGGGTTGTTCTTTCAAAGAGCCTGAGCCATACGACTACTCAGCCTTTTTGCAAAAAAAGCCACGCTCCATCCTAGTGCTCATGCCAACAAACGATAGCACCGAGGTTGCTGGCTCAGCAGCGGTTCTGGCTAACTCAGTAGCCCCACTTAGCGAGGCTGGATACTATGTATTTCCAGTGGCTCTTGTAAATGATACATTTAAGCAAAATGGCATAACCGAGCCAAGCGAGATCGCAGCCGTGCCACTAAATAAACTTGATAAAATTTTTCACGCCGATAGCGTGCTTTACATAAACATAAAAGACTACGGCACAAGCTACGTCGTGGTCTCAAGCTCGACAAAGGTAGTGCTTGAAGCAAAGCTAGTCGATATAAAAAGTGGCGCGACGCTCTGGCAGGGTGAGGCAGCAGCTGCAGAGGATAGCGGTAATGGACAAAACAGCCTGCTTGGCATGCTAGTCTCAGCCGTCATCACGCAGGTAGCAAACACCATCTCAGATAGATCATACGACCTAGCAGTAAGAGCTGATGCCTACCTCTTTTCTAGAAACTGCCGCGACTGCATACTTTATGGGCCATACTCGCCTCACTACGGCAAAGACGCCCAGCTACATAAAGATAGATAA
- the trxA gene encoding thioredoxin codes for MGKYIELTKENFDVTKEGVALVDFWAPWCGPCRMLAPVIEELAEDFEGRAKICKVNTDEVQDLAVEFGIRSIPTLLFFKNGELVEQMVGAQSKQALTDKLNSLL; via the coding sequence ATGGGAAAATACATCGAACTCACAAAAGAAAATTTTGATGTAACAAAAGAAGGCGTTGCTCTAGTAGATTTCTGGGCTCCATGGTGCGGACCTTGCCGTATGCTAGCTCCAGTGATCGAAGAGCTTGCTGAAGACTTCGAGGGCAGAGCGAAAATTTGCAAGGTAAATACTGATGAAGTGCAAGATCTTGCAGTTGAGTTTGGCATCAGATCGATCCCAACATTGCTATTTTTCAAAAATGGCGAGCTAGTTGAGCAAATGGTCGGTGCGCAGTCAAAACAAGCCCTAACTGACAAACTAAATTCGCTTCTTTAA
- the dapB gene encoding 4-hydroxy-tetrahydrodipicolinate reductase, translated as MVKIGLYGASGKMAQSIISCLKDEKDATLSVAFSQKNEVENLSSELLTNDFAKFFEACDVIIDFSQKEATVALLNYARTNPKPLVIGTTGLNDDEKNLLHLASGTMPILYATNMSLGVAVLNRIARIASKVLREFDIEIVEQHHRHKKDAPSGTAMTLAGCVAEARDLNLKDVLVTGRAGMVGARSKDEIAVMALRGGDVVGRHTVGFYNDGEFIELNHTATSRATFSKGAIKAAIWLKNQSSGLYSIDDSLGLDD; from the coding sequence TTGGTAAAAATAGGACTTTACGGCGCTAGTGGCAAGATGGCTCAGAGTATCATCTCTTGTTTAAAAGATGAAAAAGACGCCACTTTAAGCGTCGCTTTTAGCCAAAAAAATGAAGTTGAAAATTTAAGTAGCGAGCTTTTGACAAACGACTTTGCTAAATTTTTTGAAGCGTGCGACGTTATCATCGACTTTAGCCAAAAAGAGGCGACCGTAGCACTACTAAACTACGCTAGAACCAACCCAAAACCACTAGTCATCGGCACAACAGGACTAAATGACGACGAGAAAAACTTACTTCACCTAGCATCAGGCACTATGCCAATACTCTACGCAACAAACATGAGTCTAGGCGTAGCAGTGTTAAACCGCATAGCAAGGATAGCTTCAAAAGTTTTAAGAGAATTTGATATAGAGATCGTCGAGCAGCACCACAGACACAAAAAGGACGCTCCAAGTGGCACTGCGATGACTTTGGCTGGCTGTGTGGCAGAGGCAAGGGATCTAAATTTAAAAGATGTCTTAGTAACTGGCAGAGCTGGCATGGTGGGTGCAAGAAGCAAAGACGAGATCGCAGTTATGGCACTTCGTGGAGGCGACGTGGTCGGTCGTCACACGGTTGGCTTTTATAATGACGGCGAATTTATCGAGCTTAACCACACCGCAACTAGTAGAGCGACTTTTTCAAAAGGTGCCATTAAGGCTGCCATCTGGCTAAAAAATCAGAGCAGCGGCCTATACTCGATAGATGATAGTTTGGGGCTTGATGATTAA
- a CDS encoding YraN family protein: MGLKEYLFGKSSEDRACEFLRELDFVILERNFHSKFGEIDIIALSSDKILHFIEVKATSGKYEAQYRLNKAKYMKILKTINFYMMKNEPNRDFQLDLLVVKNENFELIENISL; encoded by the coding sequence TTGGGGCTAAAAGAGTATCTCTTTGGCAAGAGCTCTGAAGACAGGGCTTGCGAGTTTTTGCGTGAGCTTGATTTTGTCATTTTAGAGAGAAATTTCCACTCTAAATTTGGTGAGATCGACATCATCGCTCTTAGTAGCGATAAAATTTTGCACTTTATAGAGGTAAAAGCAACTAGCGGAAAATACGAGGCCCAGTACCGTCTAAACAAGGCGAAATATATGAAAATTTTAAAAACGATAAATTTTTATATGATGAAAAATGAGCCAAACAGAGACTTTCAACTCGATCTGCTTGTTGTAAAAAATGAAAATTTCGAGTTGATAGAAAATATTAGTTTATAA